A genome region from Lucilia cuprina isolate Lc7/37 chromosome 3, ASM2204524v1, whole genome shotgun sequence includes the following:
- the LOC111674900 gene encoding uncharacterized protein LOC111674900, translating into MWKNTLIFYIILVLLPKNIVLSYNWYKDDKFQIARNLSEALVEIVNTLYVDKRKLRVFNFQIKIENKNQKYFHEFQNIIDKTMELLSGNIAIRLKNNISIPTDNERHFCVLLVDSSESLEFLYKDLNKYHLFVEGYYFIVLQSVPQVNHYYDELFEIFEINWRNGVTHADILIHAVQNVILLFHSLPFTSFHCKDVAPIVHNKFIDGHWLHKNFVTPKTKNLHGCPLVCATWEDMPYFKLTQSSVDGRNRYHGLEGQLLEYLSRKMNFTITIRWMNDEEINQTVYDELGVFNKLFTSNTDFVIGAFHYKPTSLEDPYVPTVAYYMSNYFFIISSKTDSYDPFTKLLLPFEKEIWIVLICIYGFGNILVFILIYLNRKLKSLVLGRENENPAYNMVVISLGGAVAKDPKVPFSRFLLMLWLVATFILRTVYQAFMFYFIKSDLQKPLPKSIAELFHNKYRIFMSDVVYSTITNLPLLALKAEILNSTELESFEMLRYPQKYAPYKLAILMAHEYYGYYKLITPINNDFYVVPEQLFTQQLTIYMKKNSAYLKRFNTYIESYINEGLMNRWQRQLVYHGGKLKATDDSPKPMKNFHLFAAYRLLIMGLTVSLLMFLLEICFFLGKKLRRRLRRKWRKYVKSNGNFVR; encoded by the exons ATGtggaaaaatacattaatattttacataattttagtaCTTTTACCCAAAAATATAGTCCTAAGCTATAACTGGTATAAAGATGATAAATTTCAAATCGCACGAAATCTTTCCGAGGCTCTGGTGGAGATCGTAAATACACTTTATGTGGATAAAAGGAAATTAagagtttttaattttcaaataaaaattgaaaataaaaatcaaaaatattttcatgaatttcaaaatatcaTAGATAAAACCATGGAATTGTTGAGTGGTAATATTGCTAtacgtttaaaaaataatattagtatACCAACAGATAATGAGAGGcatttttgtgtattattgGTAGATTCATCAGAATCATTGGA ATTTCTTTATAAAGATCTTAATAAATATCATCTCTTTGTGGAGggatattattttattgttctgCAATCAGTACCCCAAGTCAATCATTATTACGATGaacttttcgaaatttttgaaataaattggcGTAATGGTGTTACACATGCCGATATACTCATACATGCTGTGCAAAATGTCATTTTGTTATTTCATAGCTTACCCTTTACGTCCTTTCACTGCAAGGATGTTGCTCCCATTGtccataataaatttattgatggTCATTGGTTGCATAAGAATTTTGTTAcgccaaaaactaaaaatttacacGGCTGTCCTTTAGTTTGTGCCACCTGGGAAGATATGccgtattttaaattaacacaaagtTCTGTTGATGGTCGCAACAGGTATCATGGTCTGGAGGGACAATTATTGGAATATTTGTCTAGGAAAATGAATTTTACCATTACCATACGTTGGATGAATGATGAAGAAATCAATCAGACAGTTTATGATGAGCTAGGAGTATTTAATAAG CTGTTTACCTCTAATACCGATTTTGTTATTGGAGCGTTTCACTACAAACCCACCTCGTTAGAGGATCCCTATGTTCCCACAGTGGCATACTACATGAGTAACTATTTTTTCATAATCTCCTCTAAAACCGATAGCTATGATCCATTTACGAAACTTTTACTACCATTTGAAAAGGAAATTTGGAttgttttaatatgtatttatggaTTTGGCAATATACTCGTCTTCATACTCATCTATCTGAATCGAAAATTGAAATCCTTAGTATTGGGTCGGGAAAATGAAAATCCCGCCTATAATATGGTTGTCATAAGTTTAGGTGGCGCAGTGGCTAAAGATCCTAAAGTACCGTTTTCACGTTTCCTTTTAATGTTATGGCTAGTGGCTACATTTATTCTGCGCACAGTTTATCAAGCTTTTatgttttactttattaaatCTGATCTACAGAAACCCCTACCAAAGTCAATAGCTGAATTATTCCACAACAAATATCGTATATTTATGAGTGATGTAGTCTATAGCACTATCACAAATTTGCCTTTGCTCGCATTAAAAgcggaaattttaaattctaccGAATTGGAGTCATTTGAAATGTTAAGATATCCTCAGAAATATGCTCCATATAAATTGGCTATTTTAATGGCTCACGAATATTATGGTTATTATAAACTTATAACTCCCATCAACAATGATTTTTATGTGGTACCTGAGCAGCTCTTCACTCAGCAGTTgacaatttatatgaaaaagaatTCGGCCTATTTGAAACGTTTCAATACATATATTGAAAGTTATATTAATGAAGGTTTAATGAATCGTTGGCAACGTCAACTGGTCTATCACGGTGGCAAACTTAAAGCCACTGATGACAGTCCGAAGCCGatgaaaaatttccatttatttgCAGCATATCGTCTGTTAATTATGGGATTGACTGTaagtttattaatgtttttgttggaaatttgtttctttcttgGCAAAAAGTTGCGCAGGCGCTTACGTAGAAAATGGCGTAAATATGTAAAAAGCAATGGGAATTTTGTCAGATAA
- the LOC111674902 gene encoding uncharacterized protein LOC111674902 produces MNLTSLLNFESVLVKGAQTQSNELNMFVANSIRIIVEEFFLKVAPSFVIVVSCRRKSPLNFYLNIMQHLFNMVDNMIVQLVFVDYEKPLRIEGPRYHNLLLVDSLEAFLDIDVISYSRDYDTNEYYHIFLMQRDRHLQNDMKGIFDYCWTNNIINCNVQYQTALGEVSMYTYFPFSYKYKCGNTVPQKINQFVNDSWLNQGYFLPKLKNFQGCPLVAAVRNIPPYIYPSGAEDGVITYKGFEMDLIKHLAKRLNFSLNLRTKVRDDRLFPFGNGALKMLDDHTADIVVGFYRKRAEVNKIYTTTMPHYQNYIVSVIYLPAHRFNTFEVLSYPFPNCGWYALAVTTFIIILITRLMRLYQTQSIPTFSMIACALGSPIYREPQLPPSALIFITWLWSIFLLRSIYSGLLFHLFRNEIHTSLPHTLDEAINDNFRAVMNLFTYNDIKYIPFYQRYPNHTSIIINSSDELIPIAYLENNYEENIFAVVSQEFLIHYTEKYQKPGLFYIIPEIIMQQRMCFYLKKHSYLIDQFDTEIININSVGLIAYWAKNFINSKYLNSKHMFQDASIEQHDLWDF; encoded by the exons ATGAATCTAACgagtttgttaaattttgaatcGGTGCTAGTAAAAGGTGCACAAACTCAATCCAACGAACTTAATATGTTTGTAGCGAATTCAATAAGAATTATAGTAGaggaatttttcttaaaagttgcTCCATCATTTGTAATTGTTGTATCGTGTCGTCGCAAGAgtcctttaaatttttatcttaataTCATGCAACATCTCTTCAATATGGTGGATAATATGATTGTACAATTGGTATTTGTTGACTATGAAAAACCTCTAAGAATTGAGGGTCCCAGATATCATAATTTATTATTGGTGGATTCTTTGGAAGcattttt AGACATCGATGTAATTTCATATAGCCGTGATTATGACACCAATGAATACTATCACATTTTTCTTATGCAGCGTGATCGTCATCTTCAAAACGATATGAAGGGAATTTTTGACTACTGCTGGactaataatattataaattgtaaCGTCCAATACCAAACTGCCTTGGGGGAAGTATcaatgtatacatattttccattttcctataaatataaatgtggcAATACCGTACCGcaaaaaatcaatcaatttgTTAATGACTCTTGGCTTAATCAGGGTTATTTCCTTCCAAAATTGAAGAATTTTCAAGGTTGTCCTTTAGTGGCTGCAGTACGTAATATACCACCCTATATATACCCAAGTGGAGCTGAAGATGGTGTTATAACATATAAGGGATTCGAAATGGATTTGATAAAACATTTGGCGAAAAGATTGAACTTTTCATTGAATTTGCGTACAAAAGTGCGCGATGATCGTTTGTTTCCCTTTGGAAATGGTGCTTTAAAAATG cTTGATGATCACACTGCCGATATAGTCGTTGGTTTCTATCGTAAACGTGCGgaggtaaataaaatatataccacCACTATGCCTCATTATCAGAATTATATTGTATCAGTTATCTACCTACCGGCTCACAGATTTAATACCTTTGAAGTTTTGTCATATCCATTTCCTAATTGTGGCTGGTATGCCTTAGCTGTGACTACGTTTATAATCATTTTGATCACGCGTCTGATGCGCTTATATCAAACGCAGTCGATACCAACATTTTCAATGATTGCCTGTGCTTTGGGTTCACCGATTTATCGAGAACCTCAACTACCACCTTCtgctttaatatttataacctGGTTGTGGAGTATCTTTTTATTACGCTCCATTTATTCTGGTTTACTGTTTCATTTATTTCGCAATGAAATTCACACTTCCTTGCCGCATACTCTGGACGAGGCGATTAACGATAACTTTCGCGCGGTAATGAATCTGTTTACATATAacgatattaaatatataccattTTATCAGCGTTATCCAAATCATACGAGCATTATAATCAATTCCTCGGATGAGTTAATACCTATTGCTTATTTGGAGAATAATTATgaggaaaatatttttgctgtGGTCTCACAAGAATTTCTCATCCATTACACGGAGAAATATCAAAAACCtggattattttatattatacccGAAATTATAATGCAACAACGGATGtgtttttacttaaagaaaCATTCGTATCTGATCGATCAATTCGATAcggaaattataaatataaattctgTGGGTCTAATTGCTTATTGGgcgaagaattttataaattcgaAATATCTAAATAGTAAACATATGTTTCAAGATGCTAGCATTGAGCAGCATGATTTATGGG ATTTCTAA
- the LOC111674901 gene encoding uncharacterized protein LOC111674901: MSSYLQHFNREFFFEETSELTVVQSVRHKRAKYYFNELSSEYSMNLTDMKIKLEDVHYNYHHDFAYFNIMFIDSYESFRIIDPGPKTATEDFSEFYLIILYSISKHPEKEIQQIFDYCWSYYTVNVALLLQTQEENPILLYTYYPFTSKFCHRVQLYIINHNKSITDLKGFELFPDKFHNFHNCTLMAALWNVPPYLTLPKRGQSGGEMEGMEGFLLNVLAKVLNFRIAYITPPNNEQRGLVKPDGTITGAIKMLNNRVADLSLGSFRCTLERSTALSPSMTFYQTMQVFTVLALRQPWTSFEIIAYPFDFHIWLVLLALMLFLLSSPHILDHLRHKTLKFIYGFSSPNFININVIALTLGQTANSLPQRNFARYILFMWILLTMILRSIYQGSLYDFLKSQKTLAPPDTTAELTERKYQLILNMATGDSFSGIQIIRDKLIEVLIMNISDAGGFPLLEANPQKRYVTGTPKDFLTYYVNTHDKYGVFHVLKETIFSQQLCMYFTKHSYLVEPFNHVLQNLRSFGLIDYWAELVLDDRFLEEVDEVSTETPLTLAQLSGTKPTKL; encoded by the exons ATGTCCTcgtatttacaacattttaatagagaattttttttcgaaGAAACCAGCGAATTGACAGTGGTACAAAGTGTTCGTCATAAAAGagccaaatattattttaatgaattgtCCAGTGAATATTCTATGAATTTAACagatatgaaaattaaattggaAGATGTTCATTACAATTATCATCacgattttgcttattttaatataatgtttattGATTCATATGAAAGTTTTCG aataATCGATCCGGGACCCAAAACTGCCACTGAAGATTTCAgtgaattttatttgattatattATATTCCATTAGCAAACATCCCgaaaaagaaatacaacaaatatttgattattgTTGGTCCTATTATACGGTTAATGTGGCTCTTTTACTACAAACTCAGGAAGAAAATCCGATATTGTTATACACCTATTATCCTTTTACATCGAAGTTTTGTCATCGTGTTCAATTATATATAATCAATCATAATAAATCCATAACAGATTTGAAAGGTTTTGAGTTATTTCCcgataaatttcataattttcacAATTGCACTTTAATGGCTGCTTTGTGGAATGTACCGCCATATTTGACTCTGCCAAAAAGAGGACAGAGTGGAGGAGAAATGGAAGGCATGGAAggctttttattaaatgttttagctAAGGTTTTAAATTTCAGAATTGCCTACATAACACCACCCAATAATGAACAGCGGGGGTTAGTGAAACCAGACGGCACGATAACAGGAGCCATAAAAATG CTAAATAATCGTGTAGCTGATTTAAGTTTGGGTTCTTTTCGCTGTACTCTGGAACGTTCTACTGCCTTAAGTCCCTCAATGACATTTTACCAAACTATGCAAGTGTTTACAGTGCTAGCTTTACGTCAACCTTGGACCAGTTTTGAAATTATAGCCTATCCTTTTGATTTTCATATTTGGCTAGTGTTATTAGCCCTAATGCTATTTCTACTTAGTTCTCCTCATATATTAGATCATTTACgtcacaaaacattaaaatttatttatggctTTAGTTCACCCAATTTTATCAATATCAACGTTATAGCTTTAACCTTGGGACAAACGGCCAACTCTTTACCTCAACGCAATTTTGCTCGTTATATCTTATTTATGTGGATTTTATTAACAATGATTTTACGTTCAATATATCAAGGTTCTTTATATGATTTTCTTAAATCACAAAAGACATTAGCACCACCCGATACTACAGCCGAATTAACCGAACGTAAATATCAACTTATTTTGAATATGGCAACTGGCGATTCGTTTTCGGGCATACAAATTATACGTGATAAACTAATAGAAGTTTTAATTATGAATATAAGTGATGCCGGTGGTTTTCCCCTATTGGAAGCAAATCCCCAAAAACGTTATGTAACCGGTACTCCCAAGGATTTTCTTACATACTATGTTAATACTCACGATAAATATGGTGTTTTTCATGTTCTAAAAGAAACTATATTTTCCCAACAGTTGTGCATGTATTTTACGAAACATTCGTATTTAGTGGAGCCATTCAAtcatgttttacaaaatttacgtaGTTTTGGTTTAATCGATTATTGGGCTGAACTGGTGTTGGATGATCGTTTTCTGGAAGAAGTGGATGAAGTGTCGACAGAAACTCCCCTTACTCTGGCTCAGTTATCGG GAACGAAACCTACAAAActgtaa
- the LOC111674903 gene encoding uncharacterized protein LOC111674903, with protein sequence MNISALYYDYHDRSGEQYNHINKFVAAGLLYIIGHYFSSWSSYFVLTLCCRDNHTCNFYNDMFHKMFAEWNEWPLQIVIVNNNNYRKIPGARQYNMIFTDSYDAFLEMEMHTYSADSNNNEYYFIFLQTRDKLMFGEMQKIFEYCWLHYLINCIIQVQKANGRVLIYTYYPFTENHCDEVEIALVNEYNGTSLIHEELFPKKLKNLYGCPLRAALWHVPPYVYLSQDAKNVTYVSGGFEGKLLLELAKKLNFSLEVIVPPNDSKRGVILQNGSLTGALKLLQDRKADISLGSFQQTKQRREVVTSTITYYQTSWVIVTLSEAFILTSLETMLYPFTIGTWYLLTLMCVFAMGLVALLRRKFQKTILKNTSLDVIAMLLGLPAQYTPIFQSTRILSATWMMFSLILRTVYQALLFHVIRTHITRNVPQTLDELVEQNYSLVVEPGTFNALQKVSLFNNTEFITLYTPDDTKPLVYLEELPLSRARYTAAALPLIFQQCYTDVHNKVNVFRVLPNTIMHLKLGIFLSKHSYLIDQLDYILGMLKGYSLIEAWYKQEVDLQYRQADLSLGSFRQTSARDIVATSTMNYFQTGWSVVTMSEAYILTSLEIILFPFSNNTWCILVFLCAFALSVVNLTKWIFRKLKPKHLDQLSLDILLMLLGMPALYIPFYNASRI encoded by the exons ATGAACATAAGTGCTTTATATTACGATTATCACGATAGATCCGGTGAACAATataatcatataaataaatttgtagcaGCCGGTCTACTCTATATTATTGGACATTATTTTTCGTCTTGGTCCAGTTATTTTGTGTTGACCCTTTGCTGTCGCGATAATCATACGTGTAACTTTTACAATGACATGTTCCATAAAATGTTTGCCGAATGGAATGAATGGCCATTGCAAATTGTTATtgtgaataataataattatagaaaaataccaGGAGCTCGTCAATATAATATGATTTTTACGGATTCCTATGATGCCTTTTT AGAAATGGAAATGCATACATATAGTGCCGATTCGAataacaatgaatattattttatctttcTACAAACTCGTGATAAATTAATGTTTGGTGAAATGCAAAAGATATTCGAATATTGTTGGCTGCATTATCTGATCAATTGTATCATTCAAGTACAAAAAGCTAATGGACGAGTTTTAATTTACACTTATTATCCGTTTACCGAAAATCATTGTGATGAAGTTGAGATCGCTTTAGTGAATGAATATAATGGAACTTCTTTGATACATGAGGAATTATTtcccaagaaattaaaaaatctatacgGTTGTCCTTTGCGTGCAGCTCTTTGGCATGTTCCACCTTATGTGTACTTATCGCAGGATGCTAAAAATGTTACTTATGTATCGGGTGGTTTTGAGGGCAAACTTTTATTGGAATTAGCGAAAAAGTTGAACTTTTCCCTTGAGGTTATAGTACCGCCTAATGACAGCAAACGTGGTGTGATTCTACAAAATGGTTCTTTAACTGGCGCTCTGAAATTG cTTCAAGATCGCAAAGCTGACATAAGTTTGGGATCATTTCAGCAGACTAAACAACGCCGCGAAGTGGTTACATCAACCATAACTTATTATCAAACTAGTTGGGTGATTGTAACACTGAGTGAAGCTTTTATTTTGACTTCATTAGAAACTATGTTGTATCCCTTTACCATCGGTACATGGTACTTGTTGACtttaatgtgtgtttttgcAATGGGACTCGTTGCTTTACTTCGtcgtaaatttcaaaaaactatattgaaaaatacttcATTGGATGTTATTGCGATGCTATTGGGTCTACCAGCCCAATATACACCGATTTTTCAAAGTACTCGAATATTAAGTGCAACATGGATGATGTTTTCTCTTATATTAAGAACTGTATATCAAGCTCTACTCTTTCACGTAATACGTACGCACATAACACGAAATGTACCCCAAACTCTAGACGAATtagtagaacaaaattattcaTTAGTTGTGGAACCGGGGACATTTAATGCTCTCCAAAAGGTTTCACTATTTAACAATACTGAATTTATCACCTTATATACTCCCGATGACACAAAACCCTTAGTGTATTTAGAAGAATTACCACTAAGTAGGGCCAGATATACAGCAGCAGCTCTTCCTTTAATATTTCAGCAATGTTATACGGATGTTCATAATAAAGTTAATGTCTTTAGGGTCTTACCTAATACTATTATGCATTTAAAATTGGGCATATTTTTGAGCAAACATTCATATTTAATTGATCAGTTAGATTACATATTAGGTATGCTTAAAGGTTATTCATTGATAGAAGCTTGGTATAAGCAAGAGGTTGAT CTTCAATATCGACAAGCTGACTTAAGTTTGGGATCATTTCGTCAAACTAGTGCTCGTGATATTGTGGCAACTTCCActatgaattattttcaaactgGTTGGTCGGTGGTAACAATGAGTGAAGCCTATATATTGACTTCATTGGAAATCATATTATTTCCCTTCAGCAATAACACCTGgtgtattttagtatttttgtgtGCTTTTGCATTGTCTgttgtaaatttaacaaaatggaTTTTTCGTAAATTAAAACCCAAACATTTAGATCAACTAAGTTTGGATATACTTTTAATGCTATTGGGTATGCCAGCCCTATATATACCATTCTATAATGCCAGCAGAATTTAA
- the LOC111674905 gene encoding uncharacterized protein LOC111674905 — protein MNVSLLQDAYLRRLETFTQPEERNFLVANALRFIIQNVFAKHSNSFVFAIAAAGGPWELCLYDIMHKLFSTWGFMAVQLLIHDPKTERIEVLGNYYSNMIMIDSFQSLENINLVENKQNYDNIEYYFIFLQTHDELAVHEMELIFRYCFNNYWLHCNVMVQTEKGEILVYTYFPFKENNCFQTQPEMINQFQGDHFVSEEIFPDKLINLQGCPMKVTTWNTPPFVVNRTNKRYPKLKVTGVEVLIVAAISETMNFTLDIEWISFYKNQSPDAGLLEKLRHRETNITMGFFRRTNIRDKIATPTIVTFYVPLIALILRKLASHESMDILTFPFDAETWSLIIVAYVIMGIINSVRTRKIKGSIFQTYEIIMGVTTKDIPKRSSTRIRFMTTILSSFILRSVYQSLLFFVFRSNFYLATPQSIEGLATEGYKVVSTELTMQFLLYVPQIENKTLPVIVTNSSSEMSPMRYMEYRRNESLVAISIIEFALRYVREEMTFGTALRVLPMKVKDQQIGFYLAKHSYLIDRFDDYIMRLHQSGLTNKWREWGNLDFQVSRKRVNPTAYDSALMINLNQFAGFLKLMLFLHISSIALFALELLSQKVKWFKRFF, from the exons ATGAACGTTTCGCTATTACAAGACGCATACTTACGGCGTCTGGAAACATTTACCCAACCGGAGGAAAGAAATTTTCTGGTGGCAAATGCTTTGAGGTTTatcatacaaaatgtttttgccAAACATTCGAATTCATTCGTTTTTGCAATAGCAGCAGCCGGTGGACCTTGGGAACTTTGCCTTTATGACATAATGCATAAATTGTTTTCTACTTGGGGATTTATGGCAGTACAGTTGTTAATACATGATCCCAAAACGGAACGTATAGAGGTATTGGGCAACTATTACAGTAATATGATTATGATTGATTCTTTTCAAAGTTTGGAGAACATaaatttagtggaaaataaGCAGAATTATGACAATAtcgaatattattttattttcctacaAACCCATGATGAACTTGCTGTCCATGAAATGGAATTAATATTTAGATATTGTTTCAATAATTACTGGTTACATTGCAATGTTATGGTGCAAACGGAAAAAGGAGAAATATTAGTTTACACATACTTTccctttaaagaaaataactgCTTTCAAACACAACCGGAAATGATAAATCAATTTCAGGGAGACCATTTTGTAAGTGAGGAAATATTTCCtgataaattaataaacttaCAAGGATGTCCCATGAAAGTAACAACTTGGAATACACCTCCCTTTGTGGTAAATAGAACCAATAAAAGATATCCCAAACTGAAAGTAACAGGCGTAGAAGTTCTTATAGTAGCAGCTATAAGTGAAACTATGAACTTTACTTTGGACATAGAATggatttcattttacaaaaatcaatCACCAGATGCGGGTCTTTTGGAAAAG TTACGACATCGCGAAACTAATATTACCATGGGTTTCTTTCGTCGTACCAATATACGAGACAAAATAGCCACGCCCACTATTGTTACCTTCTACGTTCCCTTAATAGCTTTAATATTACGCAAATTAGCCTCACACGAATCCATGGATATATTGACATTTCCATTTGATGCTGAAACTTGGTCATTAATTATTGTGGCTTACGTTATAATGGGCATTATTAACTCTGTTCGAACTAGAAAAATTAAAGGAAGTATTTTTCAAACCTATGAAATTATTATGGGTGTAACAACAAAGGATATCCCAAAAAGATCTTCAACAAGAATCCGTTTTATGACAACAATCCTTAGTTCGTTTATATTAAGATCCGTCTACCAATCCTTACTGTTTTTCGTGTTTCGTTCCAACTTCTACCTGGCCACTCCACAAAGCATAGAAGGTTTAGCCACTGAGGGTTATAAAGTTGTATCCACCGAATTGACAATGCAGTTTTTACTTTATGTACCTCAAatcgaaaataaaactttaccaGTAATAGTGACAAATAGCTCCAGTGAAATGTCTCCCATGCGTTATATGGAATATCGGCGTAATGAGAGTCTGGTTGCTATATCCATTATTGAATTCGCTTTGCGTTATGTTCGCGAGGAAATGACTTTTGGAACAGCTTTACGAGTTTTACCCATGAAAGTTAAAGATCAACAAATTGGTTTTTATTTGGCAAAACATTCCTATTTAATCGATCGTTTTGATGATTATATAATGCGTTTACATCAATCCGGTTTAACGAACAAATGGCGTGAATGGGGTAATTTGGACTTTCAGGTTTCAAGGAAACGTGTAAACCCCACTGCTTATGATAGTGCTTTAATgattaatttaaatcaatttgcTGGTTTTCTAAAGCTGAtgttatttttacatatatCTTCGATAGCATTGTTTGCACTGGAATTATTATCACAAAAGGTGAAATGgttcaaaagatttttttaa
- the LOC111674904 gene encoding uncharacterized protein LOC111674904 translates to MKCGLSPTINNFGRIGVLAQPEYINVFVANALRFVIQNVFVNITNDFVFTLSTGGGAVGFWFNDIMTKLFATWSFLAVQLVISDKRTKYIEVPGKRYCNMIMIDSFRSLEKTHIAEYNKNSDGLEYYFIFLQIRDKLLEREMQMIFRYCFDNYWIHCNIMVQTESYCFQTQPEVINKFVDERFENDVMFPNKLRNFNKCSLKLTTWNIPPFVINGTGFQHTDHIDMISIDTYHKNQTPAIIPMSMLKHRETNITMGYFRRTALRDQLASAQLCHLLSAICSLIYLFIVLLNWLNAKNRIVQNFQIHQVFIGMPIKNLPKDSSKRIRLMVMLVTSFILRSVYQSLLFHLFRTHFYESPPVTLDGLVAQGYKADRSLPLLIIHSTNEMYPLYFLVVNQDKNFIAMSIFEFTLFYALGILSPKNALQILPINVNEQQIGFYFVKHSYLVDQFNNYILYFQQAGLLQKWKEWSNMEHLKKVLKLFFILRRRY, encoded by the exons ATGAAATgtggtcttagtcctactatcaATAATTTTGG ACGTATCGGAGTTTTAGCACAACCCGAatacataaatgtatttgtGGCAAATGCTCTACGTTTtgttatacaaaatgtttttgtcaaTATTACCAATGATTTTGTCTTTACACTATCAACTGGTGGAGGTGCGGTTGGTTTTTGGTTTAATGATATAATGACCAAATTATTTGCAACTTGGAGTTTTTTGGCCGTACAGCTGGTAATATCggataaaagaacaaaatatataGAAGTGCCGGGAAAACGTTATTGTAATATGATTATGATAGATTCGTTTAGAAGCCTGGAGAAAACACATATTGcggaatataataaaaattctgaTGGTTTGgagtattattttatattcctTCAGATACGTGATAAGTTACTTGAAAGGGAAATGCAAATGATTTTTAGATATTGTTTTGATAACTATTGGATACATTGCAATATTATGGTGCAAACG GAAAGTTATTGCTTTCAGACACAACCggaagtaataaataaatttgtagatGAACGTTTTGAGAACGATGTAATGTTtccaaataaattaagaaattttaacaaatgttctttaaaattaaCCACTTGGAATATACCACCGTTTGTAATTAATGGCACGGGATTTCAACATACAGATC atattGATATGATTTCCATAGATACATATCATAAGAATCAAACTCCTGCAATTATACCCATGAGTATG ctCAAACATCGTGAGACCAACATAACTATGGGTTATTTTCGACGTACAGCTTTAAGAGATCAACTTGCTTCCGCCCAGTTATGTCACTTATTATCTGCCATTTGTAGCT tgatttatttgtttattgttttactaAACTGGTTAAATGCTAAAAATCGCAtagtacaaaattttcaaatacatcAAGTCTTTATAGGTATGCCTATAAAAAATCTTCCCAAGGATAGCTCAAAAAGAATACGCCTAATGGTTATGCTTGTGACCTCCTTCATTTTACGTTCTGTTTATCAATCGCTACTTTTTCATCTATTTCGTACCCATTTCTATGAGTCACCACCGGTTACTCTAGATGGTTTAGTGGCCCAAGGCTATAAAGCG GACAGGTCTCTGCCTTTACTTATCATCCACAGTACTAATGAAATGTATCCTTTGTATTTTTTGGTAGTTAAtcaagataaaaattttatagccATGTCCATTTTCGAATTCACTTTATTCTATGCTCTCGGTATATTATCTCCGAAAAATGCCTTGCAGATCTTACCCATTAATGTAAATGAACAGCAAATTGGTTTCTATTTTGTGAAGCATTCGTATTTGGTTGatcaatttaataattatattttatattttcaacaagCTGGTCTCTTGCAAAAATGGAAAGAATGGTCTAACATGGAACATCTA aaaaaggtTCTAAAACTGTTCTTCATTCTTAGACGtcgttattga